The Devosia sp. SD17-2 genome includes a region encoding these proteins:
- the proX gene encoding glycine betaine/L-proline ABC transporter substrate-binding protein ProX, whose protein sequence is MFRLKTTSAVAALMLATTGLSAPAFAQAQPGEGKEIIMAQPTWDTGWFYTEIYKQLLGELGYSVGTVLTLDNPAFYQSVGFGDVTMWVDGWFPIHNPYKTAIEGTAEIIPSVVSGGAIEGYLVDKKSAEELGITSLEDFKRDDVKAAFDRDGDGKADMVACPPGWGCELTIEHHIGAYDLNDHVNLIKAGYPAAMADAVAAHDTGSPILFYTWTPNWTVNELVPGEDVVWIEVPEVSLPEDMADLADAAVREGVEGCVSDPCMLGFPANTIDAVVNTAFLEENPAVRALLENGEIPIADVYAQNAAMNAGDNDIEGQATAWIADNRALVDGWLEAARAAQ, encoded by the coding sequence ATGTTCCGTCTCAAAACAACATCCGCCGTCGCCGCCCTCATGCTCGCCACCACCGGTCTGAGCGCCCCGGCCTTTGCCCAGGCGCAGCCCGGCGAAGGCAAAGAGATCATCATGGCGCAGCCAACCTGGGACACCGGTTGGTTCTATACCGAGATCTACAAGCAGCTTCTGGGCGAACTTGGCTATTCGGTCGGCACCGTGCTGACGCTGGATAATCCAGCCTTCTACCAATCCGTGGGCTTTGGCGATGTGACCATGTGGGTCGATGGCTGGTTCCCCATTCACAACCCCTACAAGACCGCCATTGAAGGCACGGCCGAGATCATCCCCTCCGTCGTCAGCGGCGGCGCGATCGAAGGTTACCTCGTCGACAAGAAGTCAGCTGAGGAACTTGGCATCACCTCGCTCGAGGATTTCAAGCGGGATGACGTCAAAGCCGCCTTTGACCGCGACGGTGATGGCAAGGCCGATATGGTCGCCTGTCCGCCCGGCTGGGGCTGCGAGCTGACCATTGAGCACCACATCGGCGCCTATGATCTCAATGACCACGTCAATCTGATCAAGGCCGGCTATCCTGCTGCCATGGCGGATGCCGTAGCCGCTCACGACACCGGCAGCCCGATCCTCTTCTACACCTGGACACCGAACTGGACTGTCAACGAGCTGGTGCCGGGCGAGGATGTCGTCTGGATCGAGGTGCCCGAGGTGAGCCTGCCCGAAGACATGGCCGATCTCGCCGATGCAGCAGTTCGCGAAGGCGTTGAAGGCTGCGTCAGCGATCCGTGCATGCTCGGCTTCCCGGCCAATACGATCGACGCGGTGGTCAACACGGCCTTCCTCGAAGAAAACCCGGCCGTCCGTGCCCTGCTTGAAAATGGCGAGATCCCGATCGCGGATGTCTATGCGCAGAACGCCGCCATGAACGCAGGCGACAACGATATCGAGGGCCAGGCAACGGCCTGGATCGCCGACAACCGTGCTCTGGTCGACGGCTGGCTCGAGGCCGCCCGCGCTGCGCAGTAA
- a CDS encoding TAXI family TRAP transporter solute-binding subunit, whose amino-acid sequence MTVLSPRLLSGVLATTLVFSAGAVPAQSQEFINVLTGGTSGVYYPLGVALSELYAENIEGARTQVQATKASVENLNLLQQGKGELAFALGDSVKAGWDGVEEAGFPQPLTEIRAIAAIYSNYVQIVANAESGIKSLEDLRGKSISVGAPASGTELNARAIFAAAGMSYDDMGKVEYLPYAESAELIKNRQLDATLQSSGLGVAFIQDLAATMPINIVAIPAEVVDTIGAPYIASVIPAGTYDGQTEDVSTAAIGNILVTHAGVSDETAYQMTKLMFENLDRMVASHSAAADIDPANALTGLSIPLHPGAERYYREAGLL is encoded by the coding sequence ATGACCGTTCTTTCCCCGCGTCTTCTGTCGGGCGTTCTGGCCACCACCCTTGTGTTCAGTGCTGGCGCTGTGCCGGCACAGTCCCAGGAATTCATCAATGTACTGACCGGCGGCACTTCGGGCGTTTACTACCCGCTCGGCGTGGCGCTCTCCGAACTTTACGCGGAAAATATCGAGGGTGCCCGCACTCAGGTGCAGGCGACCAAAGCCTCGGTCGAGAACCTCAACCTGCTGCAGCAGGGCAAGGGCGAACTCGCCTTCGCGCTGGGCGACTCCGTCAAAGCCGGTTGGGATGGCGTCGAGGAGGCAGGCTTTCCGCAGCCTCTGACCGAAATCCGTGCCATCGCCGCGATCTATTCCAACTACGTCCAGATCGTTGCCAATGCCGAGTCCGGCATCAAGTCCCTGGAAGATCTGAGGGGCAAATCCATCTCTGTCGGCGCGCCGGCATCCGGGACGGAACTCAACGCCCGCGCCATCTTTGCAGCCGCCGGCATGAGCTATGACGACATGGGCAAGGTCGAATACCTGCCCTACGCGGAATCCGCCGAACTCATCAAGAACCGGCAGCTCGACGCGACCCTCCAGTCCTCAGGGCTCGGCGTCGCCTTCATCCAGGATTTGGCGGCGACCATGCCGATCAACATCGTGGCCATTCCGGCCGAGGTCGTCGACACCATAGGCGCGCCCTATATCGCTTCGGTTATTCCGGCTGGCACCTATGACGGGCAAACCGAAGACGTCTCCACGGCGGCGATTGGCAACATCCTCGTTACCCATGCAGGGGTGAGCGACGAGACGGCCTACCAGATGACCAAGCTGATGTTCGAAAATCTCGACCGGATGGTCGCCTCCCACTCCGCGGCCGCAGACATCGACCCGGCCAATGCGCTGACGGGCCTTTCGATCCCGCTGCACCCAGGCGCCGAACGCTATTATCGCGAAGCTGGCCTGCTGTAA
- a CDS encoding HIRAN domain-containing protein produces the protein MKSYIVNLADDALVSDALALGAPLALTREPQRSFDASSIAVFHGDLHLGYLPGNQSKLLAPMVDAGFALEASVVGVGRLPRPSVELDLYILRA, from the coding sequence ATGAAAAGTTATATCGTCAATCTGGCCGATGATGCTCTGGTGTCAGACGCGCTCGCCCTTGGCGCGCCGCTTGCGCTCACCCGCGAACCGCAACGCAGTTTTGACGCAAGCTCCATCGCTGTCTTCCACGGGGATTTGCACCTTGGATATCTGCCCGGCAACCAGTCCAAGCTGCTTGCCCCCATGGTTGACGCTGGGTTCGCGCTTGAGGCGAGCGTCGTCGGAGTAGGGCGCCTGCCACGGCCGTCGGTTGAGCTGGATCTCTATATCCTGCGGGCCTAA
- a CDS encoding ATP-binding protein gives MLFGILVAVVASASWGVAHKQGVERLRSLVHDRLTVNLHAVESEIERFRYLPDVISKDPRIIELLVATDGAGIGIANGYLQSVRSMSGADELYVIDLSGETLAASNWNEEGSFVGHNYGFRPYFTDAISTGSGRFYAVGVTTGRPGYFLSSRVVYEDRTIGVVVAKVDIGPLARTWAEAGEVTAIADREGIIFLSGEPRWTYRPLHKLSAETLNLLDAERRYDGIDLARAEPLAPSPGDGSADRTIGLGNERYLMGVRGLEPDGWLLLSALPLGPVETEARLVGASSALLALLTLAVGLFLRQRQQLTRMKLEQNAVLEGRVAERTAALAHEVEERKRAEQDLRTMQDSLIHAAKLAALGRMSAAIVHEVSQPLSALDNTLAAAGLHAERDAKAEVQRNLTSARSLLKRMQRTVKHLRTFSSRRDATPPEPIDANQAIEAAMDIVEPRARENGVAIAYERRAGLPPVTGNSIRLEQVLINLLLNAVDASVAAGQNRIVVVAEVLDAALRITVSDMGQGITPEVQQRLFEPFFTTKTTGEGLGLGLSISKTIIEEFGGKLNLVPLDAGGTQAWVELPLHVEKQRQLVSA, from the coding sequence GTGCTATTTGGCATCCTTGTCGCCGTTGTGGCGAGCGCGAGCTGGGGCGTCGCGCATAAGCAAGGCGTCGAGCGCCTCCGCAGTCTTGTGCACGACCGGTTGACGGTCAATCTCCATGCGGTCGAGAGCGAAATCGAGCGTTTCAGATATCTGCCCGATGTCATCAGCAAAGACCCGCGGATCATCGAACTGCTGGTCGCAACGGACGGCGCTGGGATCGGGATTGCCAATGGCTATCTTCAAAGCGTCCGATCCATGTCCGGAGCGGACGAACTCTATGTGATCGACCTGTCGGGTGAAACCCTGGCCGCGAGCAACTGGAATGAAGAAGGCAGTTTTGTCGGCCACAATTATGGCTTTCGTCCCTATTTCACCGACGCCATCTCGACTGGGTCAGGGCGGTTTTATGCGGTCGGTGTGACCACGGGGCGGCCAGGATATTTTCTGTCCAGCCGCGTCGTCTACGAGGATCGCACGATCGGCGTCGTGGTTGCTAAGGTGGACATCGGACCACTGGCGCGGACCTGGGCCGAGGCCGGCGAGGTCACCGCCATTGCCGACAGGGAGGGGATCATCTTCCTCTCCGGCGAGCCACGCTGGACCTACCGTCCACTCCACAAACTATCTGCCGAAACACTCAATCTTCTGGACGCCGAACGTCGATATGACGGGATCGACCTCGCGCGGGCCGAACCGCTGGCGCCAAGCCCAGGCGATGGATCGGCCGACCGGACGATCGGACTTGGCAATGAGCGTTATCTGATGGGTGTCAGAGGCCTCGAACCGGACGGCTGGCTTTTGCTATCCGCCCTGCCCCTTGGCCCGGTTGAAACCGAGGCCCGTCTTGTTGGTGCATCGAGTGCACTCCTAGCCCTGCTAACGCTTGCCGTAGGCCTGTTCCTGAGACAACGCCAGCAATTGACGCGGATGAAGCTTGAACAGAACGCCGTGCTTGAAGGGCGCGTGGCCGAGCGCACAGCAGCGCTGGCCCATGAGGTCGAGGAGCGCAAACGAGCCGAGCAGGACCTGCGGACAATGCAGGATAGCCTTATCCACGCGGCAAAACTGGCGGCGCTGGGGCGGATGTCGGCAGCCATCGTGCATGAAGTGAGCCAGCCACTGTCGGCGCTCGATAATACGCTGGCGGCAGCAGGGCTTCATGCAGAGCGCGACGCGAAGGCTGAAGTACAACGCAATCTGACATCGGCTCGATCGCTGCTCAAACGCATGCAACGAACGGTAAAACACCTCAGGACCTTCTCCTCGCGCCGGGATGCAACCCCACCGGAGCCCATTGATGCCAACCAGGCGATCGAGGCTGCCATGGACATAGTTGAGCCGCGTGCCCGGGAAAACGGGGTTGCCATTGCCTATGAGCGCCGCGCTGGCCTGCCGCCGGTCACAGGAAATTCCATTCGCCTTGAGCAGGTGCTGATCAACCTGTTGCTCAATGCCGTCGACGCCAGCGTCGCGGCCGGTCAGAACCGGATCGTTGTTGTGGCGGAGGTGCTGGACGCTGCCCTGCGGATTACCGTTTCAGACATGGGACAAGGCATTACCCCCGAGGTGCAGCAGAGGCTATTTGAACCGTTTTTTACCACCAAGACGACGGGGGAAGGTCTTGGGCTCGGCCTGTCGATCAGCAAGACCATCATCGAAGAATTTGGCGGCAAGCTGAACCTCGTGCCGTTGGACGCGGGCGGCACCCAGGCCTGGGTCGAGCTTCCCCTTCACGTTGAAAAGCAAAGGCAGCTGGTATCGGCATGA
- a CDS encoding manganese catalase family protein, which produces MFYTDSKLQFPVRVDKPNPLFARALQQAIGGVEGEIRVAMQYFFQAMGARGNPKFRDLLLNTAAEELGHIEMLATAVALNLEGAPLSMQEEAADNPVAGSVLSGINLKNLLSAGLSAMPVDSDGVPFNMSHIYASGNIAADMNSNVTAEATGRVLAVRLYNMTDDPGMKEMLQFLIARDTMHQNQWLAAIEELGGNENVFPIPNSHPQEEENLDFSYVFLGFQHDGSEPVQGRWSSGQSIDGNGSFTSRPMEPLGEVPNLGRAKPKSGAQAEQL; this is translated from the coding sequence ATGTTTTACACTGACAGCAAACTTCAGTTTCCAGTCCGGGTCGACAAGCCTAACCCATTGTTCGCGCGTGCCTTGCAGCAGGCAATCGGGGGCGTAGAGGGAGAGATCCGCGTGGCAATGCAGTATTTCTTTCAGGCCATGGGCGCGCGGGGCAATCCCAAATTCAGGGATCTGCTGCTCAATACTGCGGCAGAAGAACTGGGCCACATCGAGATGCTGGCGACCGCTGTGGCGCTGAACCTCGAGGGGGCGCCGCTATCGATGCAGGAGGAGGCCGCTGACAACCCTGTCGCCGGATCAGTGTTGAGCGGCATCAATCTTAAGAACCTGCTCTCCGCCGGTCTCTCGGCAATGCCTGTCGATTCCGATGGTGTGCCTTTCAACATGTCCCACATCTATGCCAGCGGAAATATTGCTGCGGACATGAATTCCAATGTGACTGCGGAAGCCACTGGCCGGGTGCTGGCCGTGCGCCTTTACAATATGACCGACGATCCTGGCATGAAGGAGATGCTGCAGTTCCTGATCGCCCGCGACACGATGCACCAGAACCAGTGGCTGGCCGCTATCGAGGAGCTCGGTGGCAACGAGAACGTCTTCCCAATTCCCAACAGTCATCCGCAAGAAGAAGAGAACCTGGACTTCAGCTATGTATTCCTTGGCTTCCAGCACGATGGCAGCGAGCCTGTCCAGGGCCGCTGGTCAAGCGGACAATCGATTGACGGCAATGGTTCCTTTACGTCGCGCCCCATGGAGCCACTGGGGGAGGTGCCTAATCTCGGTCGGGCGAAGCCGAAGAGCGGTGCTCAGGCAGAGCAGCTTTAG
- a CDS encoding sigma-54 dependent transcriptional regulator gives MTRGRIAFIDDEAQLCEAAAEWLGVSGFDVKTFTDPVKAMQAINGNAFDCVVTDMRMPGASGQDVLRHFSGTDSDMPVVLLTGHGDVGMAVDAMRGGAHDFIEKPYDADHLIAVLDRAVERRRMGEELRKLREATGAELDTRLVGISAPMVQLRRSIAQLADIDVDILLNGETGVGKEVVARALHDFGHRSKGPFVAINCAAVPESVFESELFGHEKGAFTGAAGNRIGKLEFARGGTVFLDEIESMPLALQAKVLRAIQERSVEPLGSNIPRDLDVRFIAATKVDLKAEIDAGRFRADLYFRLATVELAIPPLRDRREDIPLLHALFAGSAAQRFNMSLPIMPQSLLQSLLAGSWPGNVRELKAVAERFVLGLGNTKIATEKQGSLTERVAQFEAETIAEALRECGGSSAEAAVRLAVPRRTLNEKIAKYGLRAETSGNPPEVLG, from the coding sequence ATGACGAGGGGGCGCATCGCATTCATCGACGACGAAGCGCAGCTTTGCGAGGCTGCGGCAGAGTGGCTAGGTGTCTCCGGTTTTGACGTCAAAACCTTCACCGATCCGGTCAAGGCTATGCAGGCGATCAATGGGAACGCCTTCGATTGCGTCGTCACCGACATGCGCATGCCGGGGGCAAGCGGGCAGGATGTACTCCGCCATTTCTCCGGTACGGATAGTGATATGCCCGTTGTGCTGCTGACGGGGCATGGCGATGTGGGCATGGCGGTGGACGCCATGCGTGGGGGCGCCCATGACTTCATCGAAAAGCCCTACGACGCAGACCATTTGATCGCCGTATTGGACCGGGCCGTCGAACGTCGACGGATGGGTGAAGAGCTGCGCAAGTTGCGCGAGGCAACGGGCGCTGAACTCGACACGCGGCTGGTGGGGATATCCGCTCCCATGGTGCAGTTACGCCGCTCCATTGCGCAGCTGGCCGATATCGATGTCGACATTCTGCTCAACGGCGAAACGGGTGTCGGCAAGGAGGTGGTTGCCCGGGCGCTCCACGATTTTGGCCACCGCAGCAAAGGGCCGTTCGTCGCCATAAATTGTGCCGCTGTTCCGGAATCCGTCTTCGAGAGTGAACTCTTCGGGCACGAAAAGGGAGCCTTTACCGGCGCTGCAGGCAATCGTATCGGCAAGCTCGAATTTGCCAGGGGCGGTACGGTTTTTCTCGACGAAATTGAATCCATGCCTCTGGCGCTTCAGGCAAAGGTGCTGCGCGCGATCCAGGAGCGGAGTGTCGAACCGCTGGGCTCCAACATCCCTCGCGATCTCGATGTTCGGTTCATTGCGGCGACCAAGGTCGATCTCAAGGCCGAGATCGATGCCGGCCGGTTCAGGGCCGACCTTTATTTCCGCCTGGCAACGGTTGAACTGGCGATACCGCCACTCCGAGATCGGCGCGAGGATATCCCACTCCTCCATGCGCTCTTTGCAGGCTCGGCGGCGCAGCGTTTCAACATGTCACTTCCTATTATGCCCCAAAGCCTGTTGCAGTCGCTACTGGCCGGGAGTTGGCCGGGCAACGTCCGCGAGTTGAAGGCCGTGGCGGAGCGGTTTGTGTTGGGACTTGGGAACACGAAGATCGCCACAGAGAAACAAGGGTCCCTGACCGAGCGCGTGGCGCAGTTTGAAGCCGAGACGATTGCCGAAGCTTTGCGGGAATGCGGAGGGTCGAGCGCAGAAGCTGCAGTGCGGCTTGCTGTGCCGCGGCGGACGCTCAATGAGAAGATCGCCAAATATGGTCTGCGGGCGGAAACGAGCGGAAATCCGCCAGAGGTACTCGGCTGA
- a CDS encoding IS5 family transposase (programmed frameshift), with the protein MSDAEWAFFEPFVVEKGPRRGRRPRDHRLVLDGVFWIARTGTAWRDLHSHFGPWNSVYRQFRRWTQAGIWDVMLEALNETGAGNDSVQMIDSTIIRAHQHAAGAKKGDADQSLGRSRGGFSTKIHLRSNALGLPVAVTLSGGQVSDVKGYVPIMDQPGPRPCVLLADKGYDADFILADLEARGVAAVIPAKRNRKVQSVIDGHIYALRNLVERCFSKLKHSRRLATRYDKTADRFLGFVLVASIRLWVRHFVHTT; encoded by the exons ATGTCAGATGCAGAGTGGGCCTTCTTCGAACCGTTCGTGGTGGAGAAGGGTCCGAGACGAGGTCGGCGGCCGCGTGATCATCGGCTGGTGCTGGATGGGGTGTTCTGGATAGCCCGCACGGGAACCGCCTGGCGGGATCTGCACAGCCATTTTGGCCCATGGAACTCAGTCTATCGCCAGTTCCGGCGTTGGACGCAGGCGGGGATCTGGGATGTGATGCTGGAGGCCTTGAACGAGACGGGAGCGGGTAACGATAGCGTTCAGATGATCGACTCTACCATCATCCGCGCCCATCAGCACGCCGCCGGC GCTAAAAAAGGGGATGCGGACCAAAGTCTTGGCCGCTCTCGTGGTGGTTTCTCGACCAAGATCCATCTCCGCAGCAACGCTCTCGGCCTCCCTGTCGCGGTCACGCTGAGCGGCGGACAGGTCTCCGACGTGAAAGGCTACGTGCCGATCATGGACCAGCCCGGTCCGAGACCCTGCGTGCTGCTCGCCGACAAGGGATACGACGCCGACTTCATCCTGGCTGACCTGGAGGCCCGCGGCGTGGCCGCTGTCATTCCGGCCAAACGAAACCGCAAGGTTCAGTCCGTTATCGACGGCCATATCTATGCCTTGAGAAACCTCGTCGAGCGATGCTTCTCCAAGCTCAAGCACAGCCGCCGCTTAGCCACGCGATACGACAAAACCGCCGATAGATTCCTCGGCTTCGTTCTCGTCGCGTCGATCCGGTTGTGGGTCAGACACTTTGTCCACACAACCTAG
- a CDS encoding proline/glycine betaine ABC transporter permease produces MSPSDFLVIPFDDWVTAFVRGWLVPNFRPFFRAVQVPITQVLNGLDAFFAFVPMLAMTAAFALLALKFAGRGMAIFTVVGFVFIDMIGLWSQTMTTLAMIVTSVLFCAVIGIPLGILAARNDVTWKVLRPTLDVMQTIPSFVYLVPIVMLFGVGMAPGIIATVIFALPPIVRLTNLGIRNVRGDLVEAAEAFGSTPLQMLFEVQLPLAMRTIMAGLNQTLMLALSMVVIAALIGAGGLGLVVNTGLGRLDVGQATAGGVGIVILAIVLDRITQGFGAQNKVPSVSLRQTLVSMFRPNASAQTLNGKAA; encoded by the coding sequence ATGAGCCCGTCCGATTTTCTCGTCATCCCCTTTGACGACTGGGTCACCGCTTTTGTCCGTGGCTGGCTGGTACCCAACTTTCGCCCCTTCTTCAGGGCTGTTCAGGTCCCCATCACGCAGGTGCTGAATGGGCTCGATGCGTTCTTTGCCTTCGTGCCGATGCTGGCGATGACTGCTGCCTTCGCGCTTCTCGCACTGAAGTTCGCGGGCCGGGGCATGGCCATTTTCACGGTCGTCGGATTTGTCTTCATCGACATGATCGGCCTCTGGTCCCAGACCATGACGACACTGGCGATGATCGTGACTTCGGTGCTGTTCTGCGCGGTGATCGGTATTCCGCTTGGCATTCTTGCTGCCCGCAACGACGTGACGTGGAAGGTGCTGCGCCCAACGCTCGACGTGATGCAGACCATTCCGAGCTTCGTCTATCTGGTGCCAATCGTGATGCTCTTTGGCGTCGGCATGGCGCCCGGCATCATTGCCACGGTCATCTTCGCCCTGCCCCCGATCGTGCGCCTCACCAATCTTGGTATCCGCAATGTTCGGGGCGACCTGGTCGAAGCTGCCGAAGCCTTCGGCTCGACGCCCCTGCAGATGCTGTTCGAGGTGCAGCTGCCGCTTGCCATGCGCACAATTATGGCCGGCCTCAACCAGACACTCATGCTGGCCCTGTCCATGGTCGTCATCGCCGCCCTGATCGGCGCGGGTGGGCTTGGGCTTGTGGTCAATACCGGACTGGGACGCCTGGACGTTGGCCAGGCCACCGCGGGCGGTGTCGGCATTGTCATTCTGGCGATCGTACTCGATCGCATCACGCAGGGTTTTGGGGCGCAGAACAAGGTGCCCTCCGTCTCCCTGCGCCAAACACTTGTTTCCATGTTCCGGCCGAACGCTTCGGCGCAGACGCTGAACGGAAAGGCGGCCTGA
- the xth gene encoding exodeoxyribonuclease III — translation MKIATYNVNGVNGRLPVLLRWLEEATPDVVCLQELKSPDERFPTAAIEAAGYGAVWHGQKSWNGVAILSRGKVPIETRRGLPGDTDDYHSRYIEAAVEGIIFGCLYLPNGNPAPGPKFDYKMKWFQRFTDHAKELLASKLPVVLAGDYNVMPTEIDVYKPERWVNDALFRPEVRDAYHKIIEQGWTDALRELHPGERIYTFWDYFRNAYGRDAGLRIDHLLLAPLVAKRLKAAGVDRHVRGWEKSSDHAPTWIVLK, via the coding sequence ATGAAGATCGCCACCTACAACGTCAACGGCGTCAATGGCCGTTTGCCAGTTCTGCTGCGTTGGCTTGAAGAGGCAACACCTGATGTTGTGTGCCTGCAGGAGCTGAAATCTCCAGACGAACGGTTTCCCACCGCAGCTATCGAGGCGGCTGGCTATGGCGCTGTCTGGCATGGCCAGAAGAGCTGGAATGGGGTCGCCATCCTGTCGCGCGGAAAAGTGCCGATCGAGACACGGCGAGGGCTCCCGGGCGATACCGACGACTACCATAGCCGGTACATTGAAGCCGCTGTGGAGGGCATAATTTTCGGCTGCCTCTACCTGCCGAACGGCAACCCGGCGCCAGGCCCCAAGTTCGACTACAAAATGAAATGGTTTCAGCGCTTTACCGATCACGCCAAGGAGCTGCTGGCGAGCAAACTTCCAGTGGTTCTGGCAGGCGACTACAATGTCATGCCCACTGAAATCGATGTGTACAAGCCGGAACGCTGGGTCAACGACGCCCTGTTCCGTCCTGAAGTGCGCGACGCCTATCACAAGATCATTGAACAGGGATGGACCGACGCGCTTCGCGAGCTTCATCCCGGCGAGCGGATTTACACCTTCTGGGATTATTTTCGGAATGCCTATGGCCGGGACGCCGGCCTTCGCATCGACCATCTCCTGCTCGCGCCGCTAGTAGCCAAACGCCTCAAGGCTGCCGGTGTCGATCGCCATGTGCGCGGCTGGGAGAAATCAAGCGACCACGCACCGACCTGGATTGTTCTCAAATGA
- a CDS encoding glycine betaine/L-proline ABC transporter ATP-binding protein: protein MTAKLRVKKVYKIFGDRPKEALALLAEGESKESIFQTTSQTVGVQNASFEVDEGQIFVIMGLSGSGKSTMVRMLNGLIRPTGGEILIDGDDVASCSGSKLRDIRRNKIAMVFQHFALFPHRTILENAAYGLKVKGVPAAERNAKALTALEQVGLSSWAHSKPADLSGGMQQRVGLARGLATDPEVLLMDEPFGALDPLIRREMQDELLSLQATLKKTIIFITHDLSEALLLGDKIAIMKDGRIVQIGTAQEIVSNPADDYVAAFVADIDRGRVFTAETVSSEPSVMQLNTDTAGDAVRTMEDQNLNAVYVMDGEEIAGVVTYQQAATADRDSGPSDVHLSDVMQTDYPTTDMDTQLADLYGAASGGLPIAITDADNRLVGVVEPEAVFAQLSVPSETAESDEADASTAPENTELKLEDAR, encoded by the coding sequence ATGACGGCCAAATTGAGGGTGAAGAAGGTCTACAAGATCTTCGGAGACCGACCCAAAGAGGCACTCGCACTCCTTGCCGAGGGTGAAAGCAAGGAATCCATATTCCAGACCACCAGCCAGACTGTCGGGGTTCAGAACGCCAGTTTTGAAGTCGATGAGGGGCAGATTTTCGTGATCATGGGACTATCCGGGTCCGGAAAATCTACCATGGTGCGCATGCTCAACGGGCTGATCCGCCCGACCGGTGGTGAAATACTGATCGATGGCGATGATGTCGCCTCCTGCTCTGGCAGCAAATTGCGGGACATCCGGCGCAACAAGATCGCCATGGTGTTCCAGCACTTCGCGCTCTTCCCGCACCGAACCATTCTCGAAAACGCAGCCTATGGCCTCAAGGTAAAGGGCGTGCCGGCCGCAGAGCGCAATGCCAAGGCGCTGACAGCGCTCGAGCAGGTTGGCCTTTCCTCCTGGGCACATAGCAAACCTGCCGATCTCTCGGGCGGGATGCAGCAGCGGGTGGGCCTTGCCCGCGGCCTCGCGACAGATCCCGAAGTGCTGTTGATGGATGAGCCTTTCGGCGCACTCGACCCACTGATCAGACGCGAAATGCAGGACGAGCTGCTCAGTCTCCAGGCCACGCTGAAGAAAACCATCATCTTCATTACCCACGATCTCAGCGAAGCGCTGCTCCTGGGAGACAAGATCGCCATCATGAAGGATGGGCGTATCGTTCAGATCGGTACGGCGCAGGAAATCGTCTCCAATCCCGCAGATGATTACGTCGCCGCCTTCGTCGCCGATATCGATCGGGGCCGCGTCTTCACGGCCGAGACGGTATCGAGCGAACCTTCGGTGATGCAGCTGAATACCGACACGGCGGGCGACGCCGTCAGGACCATGGAAGACCAGAATTTGAATGCGGTCTATGTGATGGATGGCGAGGAAATCGCCGGCGTCGTTACCTATCAGCAGGCCGCGACAGCAGACCGCGACAGCGGCCCGTCGGATGTGCATCTCTCCGACGTGATGCAGACCGACTATCCGACCACCGACATGGATACGCAATTGGCCGATCTCTACGGCGCCGCCAGCGGCGGGCTGCCGATCGCCATTACGGATGCCGATAATCGCCTCGTTGGCGTCGTTGAGCCGGAGGCCGTTTTCGCCCAGCTCTCCGTGCCCTCCGAAACGGCTGAGAGCGACGAGGCCGACGCGTCCACCGCGCCGGAAAACACCGAGCTCAAGCTCGAAGACGCGCGCTAA